The following coding sequences lie in one Moritella viscosa genomic window:
- a CDS encoding putative membrane associated signaling protein, GGDEF family protein — MVSRFLIILMIALIPALSFMSYNIWHEFMAEKQKIRDKAFLFAEKVVKQQKNKIRYTKNILFNLAEDQAILNPENPNCSLFISRIQRLNPILTDIKVPLANGDLLCNALPLQQTTNVSGRWYFRNTIENGLFSMSKFQIDRETGLASMNFSVPVYDKDNNIIAAAVAVLSLKWWGEQLTDNFFPKDGAAFIVDRDGQVVASHYGIATENESLAMILTDSLPQKEGVYEVKSADNIRRLVAYKPMFPADSGSDAFVLIALPLESAYARVYAELQENIIALLFSLATLSFILLWGSRVKIILPIYQLFDTAKSLISEHLEYTESTQKNKALDNKYNSELWAVSDHFNLVIAEQKKQRQELKDLVYLDQLTQLPNRHALLNSIENKLSCPDDKFAIVLIDIDNFGVLNDRFGHDICDGLLVEIANKLLSLCQHDEEVGRWCGDEFVYILPSHKRDLLDHRINSILASLSEPIQLEIISYACQARCGVVVSHELAIKDASKLMHFADLAVSKVGDNKACKITYFKQDMETAGHERFELEAELRHVISRGELRLHYQPIINFKTGKYELAEALVRWQHPRRGLVEPLQFIELAERTGLIINIGRWVLCEAIRQLAMWRSDELIDINEVAVNLSPIQLQDNELIQMITATLIKYDIEPKWLTLEITESVLLDGGDEALATIAQFRSMGIRVALDDFGTGYSSLSYLSRIQLDKIKIDRSFVNEIGNARDDILIETIITMSHRMNLAVVAEGIETVSQSMLLEKLDCEYGQGYYFSKPLEASAITKFFKTLNEPCINS; from the coding sequence ATGGTGTCTAGATTTCTTATTATTTTGATGATTGCGCTGATCCCCGCATTATCTTTTATGTCATATAATATTTGGCATGAATTTATGGCTGAAAAACAAAAAATACGTGATAAAGCATTTCTATTTGCTGAAAAGGTGGTAAAACAGCAAAAAAATAAAATTCGGTATACTAAAAATATCCTATTTAATTTAGCGGAAGACCAAGCCATACTTAACCCCGAAAACCCTAATTGTTCTCTGTTTATTTCTAGAATCCAACGCCTTAATCCTATTTTAACTGATATCAAAGTACCGCTAGCCAATGGTGACCTGCTGTGTAATGCGCTGCCATTGCAACAAACAACTAATGTTTCAGGCCGTTGGTACTTTCGTAATACCATTGAAAATGGTTTGTTTTCGATGAGTAAATTCCAGATTGACAGAGAAACTGGCCTCGCTTCAATGAACTTTTCGGTGCCAGTCTATGATAAAGATAACAATATTATAGCCGCTGCTGTGGCAGTTCTATCGTTAAAATGGTGGGGTGAACAATTAACAGATAATTTTTTCCCTAAAGATGGTGCTGCTTTTATTGTTGATCGCGACGGTCAAGTCGTCGCTTCACACTATGGTATTGCTACCGAAAATGAAAGTTTAGCCATGATCCTTACTGATTCACTGCCACAAAAAGAAGGTGTTTATGAAGTAAAGTCGGCAGATAATATACGCCGTTTAGTCGCCTATAAACCTATGTTTCCAGCCGATAGTGGTAGTGATGCATTTGTTCTTATTGCACTGCCGTTAGAAAGCGCTTATGCAAGAGTATATGCAGAATTACAAGAAAATATAATAGCCTTGCTATTTAGCTTAGCCACATTAAGTTTTATATTGCTCTGGGGTTCACGGGTTAAAATTATTCTTCCAATTTATCAACTGTTTGATACAGCCAAAAGTTTGATCTCTGAGCATTTAGAATATACAGAGTCAACGCAAAAAAATAAGGCTTTAGATAACAAATATAATAGTGAATTATGGGCTGTATCAGATCATTTTAATTTGGTTATTGCAGAGCAAAAGAAGCAGCGACAAGAATTGAAAGACTTAGTTTATCTCGACCAATTGACTCAACTACCAAATCGACACGCATTATTAAATAGTATCGAGAATAAACTTTCTTGTCCTGACGATAAATTCGCGATTGTTCTTATCGACATCGATAATTTTGGAGTGTTAAATGATCGTTTCGGGCATGATATTTGTGATGGTCTATTAGTCGAAATTGCTAATAAATTGCTTTCATTGTGCCAACACGATGAAGAGGTTGGCCGTTGGTGTGGTGATGAATTTGTTTATATTCTCCCTTCCCATAAGCGCGATCTTTTGGACCATAGAATTAATTCTATTTTAGCGTCGCTCTCTGAGCCTATTCAATTAGAGATTATTTCTTATGCTTGCCAGGCGCGTTGTGGCGTTGTAGTCAGTCATGAGTTAGCTATAAAAGATGCGAGTAAATTGATGCATTTTGCCGATTTAGCCGTATCAAAAGTGGGAGATAATAAGGCTTGTAAGATTACTTACTTTAAACAAGATATGGAAACTGCAGGTCATGAGCGGTTCGAACTTGAGGCTGAGTTACGTCATGTAATATCGCGTGGTGAGCTACGATTACACTATCAACCTATTATTAATTTTAAAACGGGTAAATATGAACTAGCGGAGGCATTAGTCCGCTGGCAACATCCTCGTCGAGGTTTAGTTGAGCCATTGCAATTTATTGAATTGGCTGAAAGAACGGGATTGATTATTAATATTGGCCGTTGGGTTCTATGTGAAGCTATTCGTCAGTTAGCCATGTGGCGTAGTGATGAGCTAATTGATATTAATGAAGTGGCTGTAAATTTATCTCCAATACAGTTACAAGATAATGAGCTAATTCAGATGATTACGGCGACATTAATAAAGTATGATATTGAACCTAAATGGTTAACATTGGAGATCACTGAATCTGTGTTACTTGATGGTGGTGATGAAGCGTTAGCAACAATTGCCCAGTTTAGAAGCATGGGAATTAGAGTCGCGTTGGATGACTTTGGTACGGGTTACTCAAGCCTTAGCTACCTGTCTCGTATTCAGCTGGATAAAATCAAAATTGATCGTTCATTCGTTAATGAGATCGGTAATGCACGTGATGATATTTTAATTGAAACAATAATAACAATGTCGCATCGGATGAATTTAGCGGTTGTCGCAGAGGGGATTGAAACCGTATCACAATCAATGCTTTTGGAGAAATTAGATTGTGAATATGGGCAAGGTTACTATTTTAGTAAACCGCTTGAGGCTAGCGCTATAACAAAATTTTTTAAAACATTAAATGAACCTTGTATAAACTCATGA
- a CDS encoding membrane protein, whose amino-acid sequence MNKTVIKYGLILAALVNIGGVLTFSKLFSNTAINDADPVVMSNFGLVMIVVWGLAYFAAAMTKGNIRLLVSVFAVEKLVYVGAWVYWLTTNNLFNLYEVDLLAGIFYTIYGLNDLLFMVFFIKVTMYKGADV is encoded by the coding sequence ATGAATAAAACGGTAATTAAATATGGCCTTATATTAGCTGCGCTGGTTAATATTGGTGGGGTACTTACGTTCTCGAAATTGTTTAGTAATACGGCAATTAATGATGCAGATCCAGTTGTGATGTCTAACTTTGGTTTAGTTATGATTGTGGTATGGGGACTGGCATATTTTGCTGCCGCGATGACTAAAGGTAATATTCGTTTGTTAGTCTCAGTTTTTGCGGTAGAAAAGCTGGTATACGTGGGCGCATGGGTGTATTGGTTAACAACAAATAACTTATTTAACTTGTACGAAGTAGATTTACTTGCCGGTATCTTTTATACCATTTACGGCTTAAATGATTTGTTGTTTATGGTGTTCTTTATCAAGGTTACTATGTATAAAGGCGCTGATGTTTAA
- the ribB gene encoding 3,4-dihydroxy-2-butanone 4-phosphate synthase has translation MNQSLLSPFGDAITRVETALTALRLGKGVLVVDDEDRENEGDMVYAAESLTNEQMALLIREGSGIVCVCLPDERVKHLELAPMVENNSSQYGTAFTVSIEAAVGVTTGVSAADRVTTIKAAIADNAMPSDLARPGHVYPLRAQPGGVLTRRGHTEGTIDLMKLAGLKPAGVLCEVTNPDGTMARLPEIITFGEKHDLPVLTIEDIVTYRNAQLDQVS, from the coding sequence ATGAATCAGTCTTTACTTTCCCCTTTTGGCGACGCAATCACGCGTGTTGAAACAGCACTAACCGCATTACGTTTAGGCAAAGGGGTTTTAGTTGTTGATGATGAAGACCGTGAAAATGAAGGTGATATGGTGTATGCGGCTGAGTCGCTTACCAATGAACAAATGGCGCTACTGATCCGAGAAGGCAGTGGTATTGTTTGTGTTTGTCTACCTGACGAGCGTGTTAAGCATTTAGAGCTTGCACCTATGGTTGAGAATAACTCAAGCCAATATGGTACGGCATTTACAGTTAGCATCGAAGCGGCCGTTGGCGTAACAACAGGCGTATCTGCTGCGGATCGTGTCACCACAATTAAAGCCGCGATTGCCGATAATGCAATGCCAAGTGATTTGGCACGTCCAGGTCACGTTTACCCACTACGCGCACAACCAGGTGGTGTATTAACGCGCCGTGGTCATACCGAAGGGACAATTGATTTAATGAAACTCGCGGGGCTAAAACCTGCTGGCGTATTATGTGAAGTAACCAATCCTGACGGTACAATGGCACGTCTACCAGAAATCATTACTTTTGGTGAAAAGCACGACTTACCGGTATTAACGATTGAAGATATTGTGACTTATCGTAACGCACAGTTAGATCAAGTCAGTTAA
- a CDS encoding putative translation factor: MSIDMHFDDNIRMVFSTESGRIKEEKQVETAPEGDGIVRIRRETKGRKGKGATTISGIELPEKELKALAKELKKKSGVGGSVKDFIIEIQGDQRDMAKEFLEKKGYTVKLAGG, encoded by the coding sequence ATGAGTATTGATATGCATTTCGATGACAATATCCGCATGGTTTTCTCAACCGAAAGCGGTCGTATTAAAGAAGAAAAACAAGTTGAAACTGCACCTGAAGGTGATGGCATTGTACGTATCCGCCGCGAAACAAAAGGCCGTAAAGGTAAAGGTGCGACGACGATTAGCGGTATAGAATTACCCGAAAAAGAATTAAAAGCACTCGCAAAAGAATTGAAAAAGAAAAGCGGTGTGGGTGGCAGTGTCAAAGATTTTATCATCGAGATCCAAGGTGATCAGCGTGACATGGCAAAAGAATTTTTAGAGAAGAAAGGCTACACTGTGAAACTCGCAGGCGGATAA